In Meriones unguiculatus strain TT.TT164.6M chromosome 17, Bangor_MerUng_6.1, whole genome shotgun sequence, a single window of DNA contains:
- the Ece2 gene encoding endothelin-converting enzyme 2 isoform X4 — MASPRTPASPPDLPERNFQYCQVQYWDRRYQDAADSGPYEWFGDFASFRALLEPELCPGHRILVLGCGNSALSYELFLGGFPNVTSVDYSPVVVAAMQARYAHVPSLRWETMDVRALGFPSGSFDVVLEKGTLDALLAGEPDPWNVSSEGVHTVDQVLSEVSRVLVPGGRFISMTSAGPHFRVRHYAQARYAWSLRHTTYGSGFHFHFYIMHKGGELSVTQLALGAQILSPPSPPAPPCFLQDSDNEDFLSAIQL; from the exons ATGGCCTCTCCGCGGACTCCCGCGTCCCCTCCGGACCTGCCCGAGCGGAACTTCCAGTACTGCCAAGTCCAATACTGGGACCGGCGCTACCAAGATGCGGCCGACTCTGGACCCTACGAGTGGTTCGGGGACTTCGCTTCCTTCCGTGCCCTCCTAGAGCCGGAGCTGTGTCCTGGGCACCGTATCCTCGTGCTAG GTTGCGGGAACAGTGCCTTGAGCTACGAGCTGTTCCTCGGAGGCTTCCCCAATGTGACCAGTGTGGATTACTCTCCAGTGGTAGTGGCAGCCATGCAGGCTCGCTATGCCCACGTACCCAGTCTACGCTGGGAGACCATGGATGTGCGAGCACTGGGCTTCCCTAGTGGCTCCTTTGATGTTGTCCTCGAGAAGGGCACGCTGGATGCCCTGCTTGCTGGGGAGCCGGATCCCTGGAATGTATCTTCTGAAGGTGTCCACACTGTGGACCAGGTGCTGAGTGAG GTGAGCCGGGTGCTTGTTCCTGGAGGCCGGTTCATCTCCATGACTTCTGCGGGTCCCCACTTTAGGGTCAGACACTATGCTCAAGCCCGATATGCCTGGTCTCTGAGGCACACAACCTATGGCAGTGGTTTTCATTTCCACTTTTACATCATGCATAAGGGCGGAGAGCTCAGTGTGACCCAGCTGGCCCTGGGGGCCCAGATCCTCTCACCTCCTAGCCCTCCTGCCCCACCCTGCTTCCTCCAAGACTCAGATAATGAGGACTTCCTCAGTGCCATCCAGCTGTGA
- the Camk2n2 gene encoding calcium/calmodulin-dependent protein kinase II inhibitor 2, whose protein sequence is MSEILPYGEDKMGRFGADPEGSDLSFSCRLQDTNSFFAGNQAKRPPKLGQIGRAKRVVIEDDRIDDVLKGMGEKPPSGV, encoded by the exons ATGTCCGAGATCCTACCCTACGGCGAGGACAAGATGGGCCGCTTCGGCGCAGACCCCGAGGGCTCCGACCTCTCTTTCAGCTGCCGCCTTCAGGACACCAACTCCTTCTTCGCCGGCAACCAGGCCAAGCGGCCCCCCAAGCTGGGCCAGATCGGCCGAGCCAAGAGAG TGGTGATCGAGGATGACCGGATAGACGACGTGctgaaggggatgggggagaagcCTCCGTCCGGAGTGTAG
- the Alg3 gene encoding dol-P-Man:Man(5)GlcNAc(2)-PP-Dol alpha-1,3-mannosyltransferase isoform X1, with the protein MAARLRKRGPPGSVAQPGSVDHPAGLWKQWLQRAWQELHQLLQEPRYTLLVASCLCLAEVGITFLVIHRVAYTEIDWKAYMAQVEGFISGTYDYTQLRGDTGPLVYPAGFLYIFMGLYYATGRGTDILMAQNIFAVLYLITLVLVFLIYHQTSKVPPFVFFFMCCASYRVHSIFVLRLFNDPVAMALLFLSINLFLAQHWGWGCCCFSLAVSVKMNVLLFAPGLLFLLLTQFGFRGALPKLATCAALQVMLGLPFLLENPIGYLSRSFDLGRQFLFRWTVNWRFLPEAIFLHRAFHLALLAAHLSLLLLFALCRWHRTGESILSLLKDPSKRKVPPQPLTPNQIVSTLFTSNFIGICFSRSLHYQFYVWYFHTLPYLLWAMPVSWLTHLRRLLVLGLIELSWNTYPSTSFSSAALHICHAVILLQLWLSPQAFPKRVKSKRKRH; encoded by the exons ATGGCTGCTAGGCTGCGGAAACGCGGCCCGCCGGGTTCTGTCGCCCAGCCGGGTTCTGTCGACCACCCTGCGGGACTCTGGAAACAATGGCTACAGCGGGCTTGGCAAGAACTCCACCAACTGCTGCAGGAGCCACGCTACACACTGCTTgtggcctcctgcctctgcctagcaGAGGTGGGCATCACCTTCTTGGTCATTCACAGGGTGGCAT ACACAGAGATTGACTGGAAGGCCTACATGGCCCAGGTGGAGGGTTTCATCAGTGGCACATATGACTACACACAGCTGCGGGGTGACACCGGACCTCTTGT CTACCCAGCTGGTTTTTTATACATCTTTATGGGGCTCTACTATGCTACTGGCCGTGGCACTGACATCCTCATGGCCCAGAACATCTTTGCTGTGCTCTACCTCATTACCTTGGTGCTTGTTTTCTTGATCTACCACCAGACCTCCAAG GTACCTCCCTTCGTCTTTTTCTTCATGTGTTGTGCCTCTTACCGCGTCCACTCCATCTTTGTACTGCGGCTCTTCAATGACCCAGTGGCTATGGCGTTGCTTTTCCTAAGTATCAACCTCTTCCTGGCACAacactggggctggggctgctgCTGTTTCAG CCTGGCCGTGTCTGTGAAGATGAATGTGCTCCTCTTTGCCCCCGGGTTGCTGTTCCTTCTCCTTACTCAGTTTGGTTTCCGTGGTGCCCTCCCCAAGCTAGCCACCTGCGCTGCTCTTCAG GTAATGCTGGGATTACCCTTCCTGCTGGAGAACCCCATTGGCTACCTATCCCGCTCCTTTGACCTTGGCCGACAGTTTCTTTTCCGATGGACAGTGAACTGGCGCTTCCTTCCTGAAGCCATCTTCCTACATCGTGCCTTCCATTTGGCCCTGTTGGCTGCCCATCTTAGCCTCCTCTTGCTGTTTGCCCTCTGTAGGTGGCacag AACAGGGGAAAGTATTCTGTCACTGCTGAAGGACCCTTCCAAAAGAAAAGTTCCACCTCAACCCCTCACACCAAACCA GATTGTTTCTACCCTCTTCACCTCCAACTTCATTGGCATCTGTTTTAGCCGCTCCCTGCACTACCAGTTTTACGTCTGGTATTTCCACACACTGCCCTACCTCCTGTGGGCCATGCCTGTAAGCTGGCTCACGCACCTGCGCAG GCTGCTGGTGCTGGGCCTCATTGAGCTCTCCTGGAACACATACCCATCCACATCATTCAGCTCTGCTGCCCTGCACATATGCCATGCTGTCATCCTGCTGCAGCTCTGGCTATCGCCTCAGGCTTTCCCTAAGAGGGTCAAGTCTAAAAGGAAAAGGCACTGA
- the Alg3 gene encoding dol-P-Man:Man(5)GlcNAc(2)-PP-Dol alpha-1,3-mannosyltransferase isoform X2 has protein sequence MATAGLARTPPTAAGATLHTACGLLPLPSRDTEIDWKAYMAQVEGFISGTYDYTQLRGDTGPLVYPAGFLYIFMGLYYATGRGTDILMAQNIFAVLYLITLVLVFLIYHQTSKVPPFVFFFMCCASYRVHSIFVLRLFNDPVAMALLFLSINLFLAQHWGWGCCCFSLAVSVKMNVLLFAPGLLFLLLTQFGFRGALPKLATCAALQVMLGLPFLLENPIGYLSRSFDLGRQFLFRWTVNWRFLPEAIFLHRAFHLALLAAHLSLLLLFALCRWHRTGESILSLLKDPSKRKVPPQPLTPNQIVSTLFTSNFIGICFSRSLHYQFYVWYFHTLPYLLWAMPVSWLTHLRRLLVLGLIELSWNTYPSTSFSSAALHICHAVILLQLWLSPQAFPKRVKSKRKRH, from the exons ATGGCTACAGCGGGCTTGGCAAGAACTCCACCAACTGCTGCAGGAGCCACGCTACACACTGCTTgtggcctcctgcctctgcctagcaGAG ACACAGAGATTGACTGGAAGGCCTACATGGCCCAGGTGGAGGGTTTCATCAGTGGCACATATGACTACACACAGCTGCGGGGTGACACCGGACCTCTTGT CTACCCAGCTGGTTTTTTATACATCTTTATGGGGCTCTACTATGCTACTGGCCGTGGCACTGACATCCTCATGGCCCAGAACATCTTTGCTGTGCTCTACCTCATTACCTTGGTGCTTGTTTTCTTGATCTACCACCAGACCTCCAAG GTACCTCCCTTCGTCTTTTTCTTCATGTGTTGTGCCTCTTACCGCGTCCACTCCATCTTTGTACTGCGGCTCTTCAATGACCCAGTGGCTATGGCGTTGCTTTTCCTAAGTATCAACCTCTTCCTGGCACAacactggggctggggctgctgCTGTTTCAG CCTGGCCGTGTCTGTGAAGATGAATGTGCTCCTCTTTGCCCCCGGGTTGCTGTTCCTTCTCCTTACTCAGTTTGGTTTCCGTGGTGCCCTCCCCAAGCTAGCCACCTGCGCTGCTCTTCAG GTAATGCTGGGATTACCCTTCCTGCTGGAGAACCCCATTGGCTACCTATCCCGCTCCTTTGACCTTGGCCGACAGTTTCTTTTCCGATGGACAGTGAACTGGCGCTTCCTTCCTGAAGCCATCTTCCTACATCGTGCCTTCCATTTGGCCCTGTTGGCTGCCCATCTTAGCCTCCTCTTGCTGTTTGCCCTCTGTAGGTGGCacag AACAGGGGAAAGTATTCTGTCACTGCTGAAGGACCCTTCCAAAAGAAAAGTTCCACCTCAACCCCTCACACCAAACCA GATTGTTTCTACCCTCTTCACCTCCAACTTCATTGGCATCTGTTTTAGCCGCTCCCTGCACTACCAGTTTTACGTCTGGTATTTCCACACACTGCCCTACCTCCTGTGGGCCATGCCTGTAAGCTGGCTCACGCACCTGCGCAG GCTGCTGGTGCTGGGCCTCATTGAGCTCTCCTGGAACACATACCCATCCACATCATTCAGCTCTGCTGCCCTGCACATATGCCATGCTGTCATCCTGCTGCAGCTCTGGCTATCGCCTCAGGCTTTCCCTAAGAGGGTCAAGTCTAAAAGGAAAAGGCACTGA